One stretch of Amycolatopsis sp. NBC_00345 DNA includes these proteins:
- a CDS encoding helicase HerA-like domain-containing protein: MAEQGSGPAAEIAGGYVSEGGAVELGAVVIDGTADASAAVRLPLATLNRHGLVAGATGTGKTKTLQLISEQLSAAGVPVVLADVKGDLSGLAAAGEPSDKLAKRGQELGDDWAPAASPVQFLSLGTGGKGSPIRATITSFGPVLLSKVLGLNETQESTLGLIFHWADQRGLALLDTKDLRAVITHLTSDEGKADLKGIGGVSAATAGVILRALSNLEAQGGEDFFGEPELDVHDLMRQSDGKGVVTLLELDNLQAKPALFSTFLMWLLAELFEELPEEGDLDQPKLVFFFDEAHLLFADASKAFLERIEQTVKLIRSKGVGVFFCTQLPTDIPNAVLSQLGARVQHALRAFTPDDQKALTRTVKTYPKTPHYDLESALTSLGIGEAIVTVLSERGAPTPVAWTRLRAPRSKMGSIGADAVAATVAASDLHAKYNETIDRESAYEKLAAKVAAPANTPAEAPAQPDAPAQAPKPEKEEPGIISQAMSNPAVKSFMRSAANALGREVTRGLFGNRRR, from the coding sequence GTGGCCGAGCAGGGGTCGGGGCCCGCGGCGGAGATCGCCGGGGGTTATGTCAGCGAGGGTGGCGCGGTGGAGCTGGGCGCCGTGGTGATCGACGGGACGGCGGACGCGTCCGCGGCGGTACGGCTGCCGCTGGCGACGCTGAACCGGCACGGGCTGGTCGCGGGCGCGACCGGCACGGGCAAGACGAAGACGCTGCAGCTGATCTCGGAGCAGCTGTCGGCGGCGGGCGTGCCGGTGGTGCTGGCCGACGTCAAGGGTGATCTGTCGGGGCTGGCCGCGGCGGGCGAGCCGAGTGACAAGCTGGCCAAACGCGGGCAGGAGCTGGGTGACGACTGGGCGCCGGCCGCGAGCCCCGTGCAGTTCCTCTCGCTCGGCACGGGCGGCAAGGGTTCGCCGATCCGCGCGACGATCACCAGCTTCGGCCCGGTGCTGCTGTCGAAGGTGCTGGGGCTGAACGAGACGCAGGAGTCGACGCTCGGCCTGATCTTCCACTGGGCCGACCAGCGTGGCCTCGCGCTGCTCGACACCAAGGACCTGCGCGCGGTGATCACGCACCTGACCAGCGACGAGGGCAAGGCCGACCTCAAGGGCATCGGCGGCGTCTCGGCCGCGACGGCCGGGGTGATCCTGCGCGCACTGTCCAATCTGGAGGCCCAGGGCGGCGAGGACTTCTTCGGCGAGCCCGAGCTGGACGTGCACGACCTGATGCGGCAGTCCGACGGCAAGGGCGTCGTCACGCTGCTGGAGCTGGACAACCTGCAGGCGAAGCCCGCGCTGTTCTCGACCTTCCTGATGTGGCTGCTGGCCGAGCTGTTCGAGGAACTGCCCGAGGAGGGCGACCTCGACCAGCCCAAGCTCGTCTTCTTCTTCGACGAGGCGCACCTGCTCTTCGCGGACGCGTCGAAGGCGTTCCTGGAGCGCATCGAGCAGACGGTGAAGCTCATCCGGTCCAAGGGCGTCGGCGTGTTCTTCTGCACCCAGCTGCCCACGGACATCCCGAACGCCGTGCTGTCGCAGCTGGGCGCGCGGGTGCAGCACGCGTTGCGCGCGTTCACGCCCGACGATCAGAAAGCGCTCACCCGCACGGTCAAGACGTACCCGAAGACGCCGCACTACGACCTCGAGTCGGCGCTGACCTCGCTGGGCATCGGCGAGGCGATCGTCACCGTGCTGTCCGAACGGGGCGCGCCGACGCCTGTCGCCTGGACGCGGCTGCGCGCGCCGCGGTCGAAGATGGGCTCGATCGGCGCGGACGCCGTCGCCGCCACGGTGGCTGCTTCCGACCTGCACGCCAAGTACAACGAGACGATCGACCGCGAGTCGGCGTACGAGAAGCTGGCCGCGAAGGTCGCCGCGCCCGCCAACACACCCGCTGAGGCGCCCGCCCAGCCGGACGCTCCCGCGCAAGCGCCCAAGCCGGAGAAGGAAGAGCCCGGCATCATCTCCCAGGCGATGAGCAACCCGGCGGTGAAGTCGTTCATGCGCTCCGCCGCGAACGCGCTGGGCCGCGAGGTCACGCGGGGGCTCTTCGGCAACCGGAGGCGCTGA
- a CDS encoding tyrosine-type recombinase/integrase — translation MGWETGQTKPKTTTSEGVVALDADSMVILRQQIAIQAADRARLGSAWQDFDLLFTHPDGAPWHPAEVTEVFHLICELAGLPPIRLHDLRHGAATLALAAGVEMKVVQHMLRHSSITVTADIHTSVLPQVAFAAAEATAAIIPRQSACSLGLTTDHKGQSSSGRKPSRNHKTPG, via the coding sequence GTGGGTTGGGAGACCGGTCAGACGAAGCCGAAGACGACGACGTCCGAAGGTGTCGTCGCGCTGGATGCGGACTCGATGGTCATCCTTCGGCAGCAGATCGCGATCCAGGCCGCGGACCGGGCGCGGCTGGGCAGCGCCTGGCAGGATTTCGATCTGCTGTTCACGCACCCGGACGGCGCTCCGTGGCATCCGGCGGAAGTCACCGAGGTCTTCCACCTGATCTGTGAGCTTGCCGGGCTGCCGCCGATCCGGTTGCACGACCTCCGTCACGGTGCGGCCACACTGGCCCTCGCCGCGGGGGTAGAAATGAAGGTGGTGCAGCACATGCTCCGGCACTCCTCGATCACCGTGACCGCGGACATCCACACCAGCGTGCTGCCCCAGGTGGCGTTCGCCGCGGCCGAAGCCACGGCGGCGATCATCCCCCGGCAGTCGGCCTGCAGTCTCGGGCTCACAACAGACCATAAAGGACAGTCATCAAGCGGAAGAAAACCTTCCAGAAATCACAAAACCCCAGGTTGA
- a CDS encoding alpha-isopropylmalate synthase regulatory domain-containing protein: protein MSRFEDSADEHTGITLRVDGIEHTSTHTGTGPVEALTAALGEHGRKVDIVALHQTSIGSGNDSEALTLLEYRTDSGTQWTAGRDRSVPAASLKAVVNAA, encoded by the coding sequence TTGTCCCGCTTCGAAGACTCGGCCGACGAACACACCGGCATCACCCTGCGCGTCGACGGGATCGAGCACACCAGCACCCATACCGGAACCGGGCCGGTCGAAGCGCTCACCGCGGCGCTCGGCGAGCACGGACGCAAGGTCGACATCGTCGCCCTGCACCAAACGAGCATCGGCTCCGGCAACGACAGCGAAGCGTTGACTCTGCTGGAATACCGCACCGATAGCGGTACACAATGGACAGCTGGCCGGGATCGTTCCGTGCCCGCGGCCAGTCTGAAGGCGGTGGTGAACGCCGCCTAG
- a CDS encoding S1C family serine protease, translating to MTENESRPGPASTGGHQPHQSVHPQYGPYPQYGYQQPASPNPLFTPQAQQVIPQPRRTSRKLAAVVSGTALAAALIGGGAGAAIVGLTGTSTASPATSSAVTGQTVSNTTANGDVSAVAAKVVPSVVQVNVTTAQGEAIGSGVILSSDGRILTNAHVVDGAQNVTITTSDGKKYQASVVGADTKGDIAVVQAKNASGLTAATLGDSGKLVVGQSVVAIGSPGGLQNTVTTGIVSALNRPLSDVGEQQQQQQSPFGRQTSNESSNSGPSYTAIQTDASINQGNSGGALVNAQGEVIGINSALYSPSASASGAAGSVGIGFAIPINDAKTIVNQIVNG from the coding sequence ATGACCGAGAACGAGAGTCGGCCCGGCCCCGCCTCAACCGGTGGGCACCAGCCGCACCAGAGCGTCCACCCCCAGTACGGCCCGTACCCCCAGTACGGCTACCAGCAGCCGGCCTCGCCGAATCCGCTCTTCACGCCGCAAGCGCAGCAGGTCATCCCGCAGCCGCGCCGGACGAGCCGCAAGCTCGCGGCCGTGGTCAGCGGGACGGCGCTGGCCGCCGCTCTGATCGGCGGCGGCGCGGGTGCCGCGATCGTCGGGCTCACCGGGACGTCCACCGCCTCGCCGGCCACGTCGTCGGCGGTCACCGGCCAGACGGTCAGCAACACGACCGCGAACGGTGACGTCAGCGCGGTCGCGGCGAAGGTCGTGCCGAGCGTCGTGCAGGTCAACGTGACCACCGCGCAGGGCGAGGCGATCGGCTCCGGCGTGATCCTCAGCTCCGACGGCCGGATCCTCACCAACGCCCACGTCGTCGACGGCGCCCAGAACGTCACGATCACCACCTCGGACGGCAAGAAGTACCAGGCCAGCGTGGTCGGCGCCGACACCAAGGGCGACATCGCCGTGGTGCAGGCCAAGAACGCCAGCGGGCTGACCGCCGCCACCCTCGGCGATTCCGGCAAGCTCGTGGTCGGCCAGTCGGTCGTCGCGATCGGCTCGCCGGGCGGGCTGCAGAACACCGTGACCACCGGCATCGTCAGCGCGCTGAACCGGCCGCTGTCGGACGTCGGCGAGCAGCAGCAACAGCAGCAGTCGCCGTTCGGCCGGCAGACCTCGAACGAGTCCTCGAACAGCGGCCCGAGCTACACCGCGATCCAGACCGACGCCTCGATCAACCAGGGCAACTCCGGCGGCGCGCTGGTGAACGCCCAGGGCGAGGTGATCGGCATCAACTCCGCGCTCTACAGCCCTTCCGCGTCGGCGAGCGGCGCCGCGGGCAGTGTCGGGATCGGCTTCGCCATCCCGATCAACGACGCCAAGACGATCGTGAACCAGATCGTCAACGGCTGA
- a CDS encoding M20 family metallopeptidase: protein MTHSAPVPPDDSHLRALLEATAEAVEAAEPLGSDHVGAGAEVRAAVGQEVQARADELVALNQDLHAHPEEGFTEHRSVGALADLLRAHGHEVTVGLGGLDTALRTSTPDNGGPHIAVLSEYDALPGLGHACGHNVICTAGAGGFLGAAAVAERLGGRVSLIGTPAEEGGGGKETLARAGVFDDVDAVIMLHPFSHDIALHPFLGRRQLEMVFHGVGAHASAQPFMGRNALDAAVAAYQGVSALRQQLPSTDRVHGVFTDGGARPNVIPERAALLFYLRSADPETLRDLAKRMTAIAHGAAEMTGCGVELSWDAQPAYLPIRFNTTLAGRWSVNQLGTGRKPLPPGIVPEFLTGSTDLGNLSFRMPSLHPMIAVSGATVALHTKEFAEAAGSPSGDKAVVDGALGLALTAADYLADEALRKAVHDEFEASGGVLDVPSFFD from the coding sequence ATGACCCACTCCGCGCCCGTCCCACCCGACGACAGTCACCTGCGCGCCTTGCTCGAAGCCACGGCCGAAGCGGTCGAGGCCGCCGAACCGCTCGGCTCCGACCACGTCGGGGCCGGCGCGGAAGTCCGGGCTGCCGTGGGCCAGGAAGTCCAGGCGCGCGCGGACGAACTCGTCGCGCTGAACCAAGACCTGCACGCCCACCCCGAAGAAGGCTTCACCGAGCACCGCTCCGTGGGCGCGCTGGCCGATCTGCTGCGAGCGCACGGCCACGAGGTGACGGTCGGGCTCGGCGGCCTCGACACGGCGTTGCGCACGAGCACCCCGGACAACGGCGGCCCGCACATCGCCGTGCTGTCGGAGTACGACGCGCTGCCCGGGCTCGGCCACGCGTGCGGGCACAACGTCATCTGCACCGCGGGTGCCGGCGGTTTCCTCGGCGCCGCCGCGGTGGCCGAGCGGCTCGGCGGACGGGTCTCCCTGATCGGCACGCCGGCGGAGGAAGGCGGCGGTGGCAAGGAGACCCTCGCGAGGGCGGGGGTGTTCGACGACGTCGACGCGGTGATCATGCTGCACCCGTTCAGCCACGACATCGCGCTGCACCCGTTCCTGGGCCGGCGTCAGCTGGAGATGGTGTTCCACGGGGTCGGGGCGCACGCGTCCGCGCAGCCGTTCATGGGGCGCAACGCACTCGACGCCGCCGTGGCCGCCTACCAAGGCGTGTCGGCCTTGCGGCAGCAGCTGCCGTCCACCGACCGCGTGCACGGCGTCTTCACCGACGGCGGCGCGCGCCCGAACGTGATCCCGGAGCGGGCGGCGCTGCTGTTCTACCTCCGTTCCGCGGATCCGGAGACCCTGCGCGACCTGGCGAAGCGGATGACCGCGATCGCGCACGGCGCCGCGGAGATGACCGGCTGCGGCGTCGAGCTGAGCTGGGACGCGCAGCCGGCGTACCTGCCCATCCGGTTCAACACCACGCTCGCCGGGCGCTGGTCGGTCAACCAGCTCGGCACCGGCCGCAAGCCGCTGCCGCCGGGCATCGTGCCGGAGTTCCTGACCGGCTCGACCGACCTGGGGAACCTGTCCTTCCGGATGCCGTCGCTGCACCCGATGATCGCGGTCTCCGGGGCCACGGTCGCCTTGCACACCAAGGAGTTCGCCGAGGCGGCCGGGTCGCCGTCCGGGGACAAGGCCGTGGTCGACGGGGCGCTCGGGCTCGCGCTCACCGCCGCCGACTACCTGGCCGACGAGGCGCTGCGCAAAGCGGTGCACGACGAGTTCGAGGCCTCCGGAGGTGTGCTCGACGTCCCGTCGTTCTTCGACTGA
- a CDS encoding DUF3224 domain-containing protein has product MTITAVATFDLDKWDPQAQDEAGGTEFARVAITKTFTGAIEGTSTVEMLTATNATSRAYVAFERLSVSVDGRKGTFVLRHAAGDEGLSLVVLAGSGSGELAGLSGTAAITQDGAGHHTFTLSYDL; this is encoded by the coding sequence ATGACCATTACCGCCGTTGCCACGTTCGACCTGGACAAGTGGGATCCGCAGGCCCAGGACGAGGCGGGTGGCACCGAGTTCGCGCGGGTGGCGATCACCAAGACGTTCACCGGCGCGATCGAGGGGACCAGCACCGTCGAGATGCTGACGGCGACGAACGCGACTTCACGCGCGTACGTCGCCTTCGAGCGGCTTTCGGTTTCGGTGGACGGCCGCAAGGGGACGTTTGTGCTCCGCCACGCCGCAGGTGACGAAGGGCTGTCGCTGGTCGTCCTCGCCGGCTCGGGATCGGGTGAGCTGGCCGGGCTTTCCGGCACCGCCGCGATCACGCAGGACGGGGCGGGCCACCACACGTTCACCCTGTCCTACGACCTGTGA
- a CDS encoding sensor histidine kinase → MSRSRQEVRVPSRPRGAEPPWTRNDALVAGGACVMNLLSYVFFSAPDGRYDVRATGFLLVALAAVPLLARRTHPVTVLAAVLALDVTATLVVPLPSHFGAVLIVALYSVARARTGWVTAAAAVATVSLTLLSQSDGRIPPWRDVVTPLLTALLVVGTALVINRWQREVAANRQLLADRAVADERRRIARELHDIVAHHITTMQLMAGGARANLAEPEVVREALTALESSGRLALSEMRQLLDVLRADDEPQDSPSLPQPGVDGLDRLVAESCLAGLPAEFSVHGSPRPLPPTVGLTVFRIVQEALTNARKHAGQARASVELTYRRDSVTVEVRDDGGEISTQATASGSGGFGLIGMRERVALHHGTLAVGPRADGGFAVVADLPLTTDQAADAAVQHEGTTR, encoded by the coding sequence ATGTCCAGGAGCCGGCAAGAGGTGCGGGTGCCGTCGCGTCCGCGCGGCGCCGAGCCGCCGTGGACCCGCAACGACGCGCTCGTGGCCGGCGGCGCCTGCGTGATGAACCTGCTCAGCTACGTGTTCTTCAGCGCCCCCGACGGCCGATACGACGTGCGTGCCACCGGATTCCTCCTCGTCGCACTGGCAGCGGTACCGCTGCTCGCCCGGCGCACTCACCCGGTAACGGTGCTCGCCGCGGTGCTGGCCCTCGACGTGACGGCCACTTTGGTCGTTCCGCTGCCGAGTCATTTCGGCGCGGTACTGATAGTCGCTCTGTATTCGGTCGCCCGGGCACGCACCGGATGGGTGACCGCGGCCGCGGCTGTCGCGACGGTGTCGCTGACGCTGCTGAGTCAGAGCGACGGCCGGATTCCGCCGTGGCGAGACGTCGTCACCCCGCTCCTCACCGCACTGCTCGTCGTCGGCACCGCGCTGGTGATCAACCGCTGGCAACGAGAGGTGGCGGCCAACCGCCAGCTCCTCGCCGACCGCGCGGTGGCCGACGAACGCCGCCGCATCGCCAGGGAACTGCACGACATCGTGGCGCACCACATCACCACGATGCAGCTGATGGCGGGCGGGGCCCGGGCCAACCTCGCCGAGCCAGAGGTCGTCCGGGAGGCGCTGACTGCTCTGGAGTCCTCCGGGCGGCTCGCGCTGAGCGAAATGCGCCAGCTCCTCGACGTGCTGCGGGCCGACGACGAACCGCAGGACTCGCCCTCGCTGCCCCAGCCCGGCGTCGACGGGCTCGACCGTCTCGTGGCCGAGTCCTGTCTCGCCGGACTGCCCGCTGAGTTCAGCGTCCACGGATCGCCGCGTCCGTTGCCGCCGACGGTCGGCCTCACGGTGTTCCGGATTGTCCAGGAAGCCCTCACCAACGCCCGCAAGCACGCGGGGCAGGCCCGCGCGTCCGTGGAGCTGACCTACCGCCGGGACAGTGTCACCGTCGAGGTGCGAGACGACGGCGGCGAAATCTCGACGCAGGCCACCGCGTCGGGTTCAGGCGGCTTCGGCTTGATCGGCATGCGCGAGCGCGTCGCCCTGCACCACGGGACCCTCGCCGTCGGCCCGCGAGCCGACGGAGGATTCGCCGTGGTGGCCGACCTGCCGCTGACCACGGACCAGGCCGCCGACGCGGCCGTCCAGCACGAAGGGACGACGCGATGA
- a CDS encoding response regulator transcription factor, with protein sequence MTGPVIRVLIADDQPLVRRGLSLILSPDPSFEVVGEAEDGARAVALARQSRPDVVVMDVRMPVLDGIGATRELTAAVPGCRVLALSTFDLDEYVVGALRAGACGFLPKDSSPEELAAAIRTVHAGDAAVAPRLLTRLIAAYVRPHSAAPQTPAGVDGLTPREVEVWRLMATGLGNAEISRALEISLSTVKNHITGLFDKLAVRDRAQAVIAAYESGLVTARTATTDPPSA encoded by the coding sequence ATGACCGGGCCGGTGATCAGGGTGCTGATCGCGGACGACCAGCCACTCGTCCGCCGCGGCTTGTCGCTGATCCTCTCCCCCGATCCCTCCTTCGAGGTGGTGGGCGAGGCCGAAGACGGCGCGCGGGCAGTCGCCCTCGCCCGGCAGTCGCGCCCGGACGTCGTGGTGATGGATGTCCGGATGCCTGTCCTCGACGGGATCGGCGCCACGAGGGAACTCACCGCCGCCGTGCCCGGCTGCCGGGTACTGGCGCTGAGCACCTTCGACCTCGACGAATACGTCGTCGGCGCCCTGCGCGCCGGGGCCTGCGGATTCCTGCCCAAGGACAGCTCCCCGGAAGAGCTGGCCGCGGCGATCCGCACTGTCCACGCCGGCGACGCGGCGGTCGCGCCGCGCCTGCTCACCCGCCTGATCGCCGCCTACGTACGACCGCACTCCGCCGCTCCGCAAACCCCCGCCGGCGTCGACGGCCTCACTCCCCGCGAGGTCGAGGTGTGGCGGCTGATGGCCACCGGCCTCGGCAACGCCGAGATTTCCCGCGCGCTGGAAATCAGCCTCTCCACGGTGAAGAACCACATCACCGGCCTCTTCGACAAGCTCGCCGTTCGCGACCGCGCGCAAGCGGTCATCGCGGCTTACGAATCGGGGCTCGTCACCGCCCGCACGGCGACCACGGACCCGCCCAGCGCCTGA
- a CDS encoding MMPL family transporter has product MIRALTGYSTRRPWRVIAAWVLLGAALIALTPTVLARVTQHQSADFLPSGYDSAAAQRIAEEKFGANPDATTVTVLVARADGKALGTADQARVEAEAAKLARRQVLMPNEDDLPRFLVPDRSQTPRIVPAMTAPDRSFELLSVQLTGNPSDKGVQGVYRTFRDAARAEFAEAGMRTGFTGSLAERVDTTDAHAFAAKVGSALVMVFIILLNVLVFRSVLAALLPLLAVALIGGAAAGAVAGAALLAGHKLDAGTPDLISVVLLGIGIDYLLFLLFRFREHLRDRPEQPAREAAAQVAARVGTAIASAALTIVAAFATLGAATFGQFRSLGPAIAVAVLVMLLGSLTLMPALLAVAGRKMFWPSAALGRRPAEGRAARLAALVTRRPLMMAAASVALLGALALGLTGIRMDYGRGSGDSTPAAATAAEISRALPAGVSDPTSVFVTVEDGSTLTVERLDGLAQGLSLVSGVGQVAPTVLTEDHRAARIDLYLTAGSQSQQARDLAAGPVRVAVAQNTPGGTTAHVGGTAAIFADIATAVDHDLKIVFPVAAALIALILLLLLRSLLAPVILMLSVGLGFAATLGAATLLFQHVAGDPGVNFTLPLVLFLFVVALGTDYNILITDRIREETRRPGPARAAVARAVRHTAPAIATAGMVLAGSFATLATSPGNEQVAFAMALGITLSALVLSLVLVPALAALFGKAFWWPLRPRPAGHRHATASAPEPSQFTNC; this is encoded by the coding sequence GTGATCCGCGCCCTGACCGGATACTCCACCCGACGACCGTGGCGGGTGATCGCCGCATGGGTGCTGCTCGGCGCCGCCCTGATCGCACTGACCCCGACCGTGCTCGCCCGAGTCACCCAGCACCAGTCGGCGGACTTCCTTCCCAGCGGCTACGACTCGGCCGCCGCGCAGCGGATCGCCGAGGAGAAGTTCGGGGCGAACCCGGACGCCACCACGGTGACAGTGCTGGTCGCCCGCGCCGACGGCAAGGCGCTCGGGACCGCGGACCAGGCGCGGGTCGAGGCCGAGGCGGCGAAACTGGCTCGGCGCCAAGTGCTCATGCCCAACGAGGACGACCTGCCGCGGTTCCTCGTCCCGGACCGTTCCCAGACACCCCGGATCGTCCCGGCCATGACGGCGCCCGACCGGAGTTTCGAGCTGCTTTCCGTGCAGCTGACGGGAAATCCCTCGGACAAGGGGGTCCAGGGGGTCTACCGGACCTTCCGGGACGCCGCCCGGGCCGAGTTCGCCGAGGCGGGGATGCGGACCGGTTTCACCGGGAGTCTCGCCGAGCGCGTCGACACGACCGATGCCCACGCGTTCGCCGCGAAGGTGGGCAGCGCACTGGTCATGGTCTTCATCATCCTGCTCAACGTGCTGGTGTTCCGCAGCGTGCTGGCGGCCTTGCTGCCGCTGCTGGCGGTCGCCCTGATCGGCGGTGCCGCGGCGGGAGCCGTGGCCGGCGCCGCGCTGCTCGCCGGGCACAAGCTCGACGCGGGCACCCCGGACCTGATCTCCGTCGTCCTGCTCGGCATCGGCATCGACTATCTGCTGTTCCTGCTGTTCCGGTTCCGCGAGCACCTGCGCGACCGGCCCGAGCAGCCCGCCCGCGAGGCAGCCGCGCAGGTCGCCGCCCGGGTGGGCACCGCGATCGCTTCGGCGGCGCTGACCATCGTGGCCGCGTTCGCGACGCTGGGCGCGGCGACCTTCGGGCAGTTCCGCTCGCTGGGGCCGGCGATCGCCGTCGCGGTACTGGTGATGCTGCTCGGCAGCCTCACCCTGATGCCCGCGCTGCTCGCGGTCGCCGGGCGCAAGATGTTCTGGCCCTCCGCCGCGTTGGGCCGCAGGCCAGCGGAAGGCCGCGCCGCCCGGCTGGCCGCACTGGTCACGCGACGTCCGCTGATGATGGCGGCCGCCTCCGTCGCGCTACTCGGCGCGCTGGCCTTGGGATTGACCGGAATCCGGATGGACTACGGCCGGGGTTCGGGCGACTCGACTCCAGCAGCGGCCACCGCGGCCGAGATCTCCCGCGCGCTGCCGGCCGGAGTGTCTGATCCGACGAGCGTCTTCGTCACCGTCGAGGACGGCTCGACCTTGACCGTCGAACGGCTCGACGGTCTCGCCCAAGGGCTCTCCCTGGTCAGCGGGGTGGGGCAGGTCGCGCCGACGGTCCTGACCGAGGATCACCGCGCGGCCCGGATCGACCTCTACCTGACTGCCGGTTCGCAGAGCCAGCAGGCCCGCGACCTCGCTGCGGGACCGGTCCGGGTGGCCGTCGCCCAGAACACGCCCGGCGGGACGACGGCGCACGTGGGCGGGACGGCGGCGATCTTCGCCGACATCGCCACCGCCGTCGACCATGACCTGAAGATCGTGTTCCCGGTCGCGGCCGCGCTCATCGCGCTGATTCTGCTGCTGCTCCTGCGCAGCCTGCTCGCGCCGGTGATCCTGATGCTGTCGGTCGGGCTCGGCTTCGCCGCCACCCTCGGCGCCGCCACGCTGCTGTTCCAGCACGTTGCCGGCGATCCCGGCGTCAACTTCACGCTTCCGCTGGTGCTGTTCCTGTTCGTCGTGGCACTGGGCACCGACTACAACATCCTCATCACCGACCGGATCCGGGAGGAGACGCGGCGACCGGGCCCGGCGCGGGCCGCGGTGGCTCGCGCGGTCCGGCACACCGCGCCGGCCATCGCGACAGCGGGCATGGTGCTCGCCGGTTCCTTCGCCACGCTCGCCACCAGCCCCGGCAACGAACAGGTCGCCTTCGCGATGGCCCTCGGCATCACGCTCTCCGCGCTCGTTCTTTCGCTGGTGCTGGTCCCAGCTCTCGCCGCGCTCTTCGGCAAGGCATTCTGGTGGCCGCTCCGCCCGCGACCGGCCGGGCACCGCCACGCGACCGCATCCGCACCGGAACCCAGTCAGTTCACGAACTGCTGA
- the orn gene encoding oligoribonuclease produces MTDHLVWIDCEMTGLDLGKDALIEIAALVTDADLNVLGDGVDIVIHADDAKLDGMPQVVHDMHAKSGLTEEVRASAVTLAEAEQRVLDYIREFVPDPGTAPLAGNSIATDRGFISRDMPALDSHLHYRMVDVSSIKELVRRWYPRIYYAKPEKGLAHRALADIKESIGELDYYRSAAFVPQPGPTSEQAKAAAAEVQERHRG; encoded by the coding sequence GTGACCGACCACCTAGTCTGGATCGACTGCGAGATGACGGGGCTCGACCTCGGCAAGGACGCGTTGATCGAAATAGCCGCGCTGGTGACCGACGCCGACCTCAACGTCCTCGGCGACGGCGTCGACATCGTCATCCACGCCGACGACGCCAAGCTCGACGGCATGCCCCAGGTCGTCCACGACATGCACGCCAAGTCCGGGCTCACCGAAGAGGTCCGCGCGTCCGCCGTCACCCTCGCCGAGGCCGAGCAGCGCGTGCTCGACTACATCCGCGAGTTCGTCCCGGACCCCGGCACGGCCCCGCTGGCGGGCAACTCCATCGCCACCGACCGCGGCTTCATCTCCCGCGACATGCCGGCGCTCGACAGCCACCTGCACTACCGCATGGTCGACGTGTCCTCGATCAAGGAACTCGTCCGACGCTGGTACCCGCGGATCTACTACGCCAAGCCGGAGAAGGGCCTCGCCCACCGCGCACTCGCCGACATCAAGGAGTCCATCGGCGAACTCGACTACTACCGCAGCGCCGCCTTCGTCCCGCAACCCGGCCCGACCAGCGAACAGGCCAAGGCCGCCGCCGCCGAAGTGCAGGAACGCCACCGGGGGTAA
- a CDS encoding class I SAM-dependent methyltransferase: protein MPTSRPTDRDRTADQPATPPTSQDRLAGLLTDPAAPTAEGFLDGLGDVPQAGPTTGITQRLMRTTLLPQVYERYWRPTLGRLFKGPFGPSMDGEVRLATELLALRPGQVALDVACGTGRFTRAFGEAVGDEGLAIGLDGARGMLTRAAAERNPGSVAYLRADAVRPPLKESTVDAVCCFAALHMFAEPERALDSFARILRPGGRIVLLTSARPGWQPARLAGSAGGILSGQRMFDRGEIAASLRARGFLILSEQYSGLIQIVAGKLPEAS from the coding sequence GTGCCGACCAGCCGTCCGACCGACCGGGACCGAACCGCAGACCAGCCGGCCACGCCGCCGACCAGCCAGGACCGGCTCGCCGGCCTGCTCACCGACCCCGCGGCCCCGACCGCCGAAGGCTTCCTCGACGGCTTGGGCGACGTCCCCCAGGCCGGGCCGACGACCGGCATCACCCAGCGGCTGATGCGCACGACGCTGCTCCCCCAGGTCTACGAGCGTTACTGGCGCCCCACGCTCGGAAGGCTGTTCAAGGGCCCGTTCGGCCCGAGCATGGACGGCGAGGTCCGGCTGGCGACCGAACTGCTGGCCCTGCGCCCGGGCCAGGTCGCGCTCGACGTCGCGTGCGGCACCGGCCGGTTCACCCGCGCCTTCGGCGAGGCGGTCGGCGACGAAGGCCTCGCCATCGGCCTGGACGGTGCGCGCGGCATGCTCACCCGCGCCGCCGCGGAGCGGAATCCGGGCAGCGTCGCCTACCTCCGCGCGGACGCCGTCCGGCCGCCGCTCAAGGAGTCCACTGTGGACGCTGTCTGCTGCTTCGCCGCACTGCACATGTTCGCCGAGCCTGAACGCGCGCTGGACTCGTTCGCGCGAATCCTGCGTCCTGGCGGCCGGATCGTGCTGCTCACCAGCGCGCGCCCCGGCTGGCAGCCCGCGCGGCTGGCCGGCTCGGCGGGCGGGATCCTCAGCGGGCAGCGGATGTTCGACCGCGGCGAGATCGCCGCGAGCCTGCGCGCCCGGGGTTTCCTCATACTCAGCGAACAGTATTCGGGCCTCATCCAGATCGTCGCCGGGAAGCTGCCCGAGGCGAGCTGA